One part of the Diadema setosum chromosome 22, eeDiaSeto1, whole genome shotgun sequence genome encodes these proteins:
- the LOC140245101 gene encoding dnaJ homolog subfamily B member 11-like encodes MAIYTWNICLLLLQISITVLAGRDFYKILGVPRDASTNQIKKAYRKLAMQYHPDKNPDDPEANEKFQDLGAAYEVLSDEDKRRTYDARGEEGLKDMGHGGHGDPFSSFFGDFHFAFGGQGHQRNHDIPRGDDITIDLEVTLEELYTGNFVEVVRYKPVAREAPGKRKCNCRQEMQTVQLGPGRFQMTQREVCDDCPNVSFVNEEKLLEVEIEPGMHDGQEYPFVAEGEPHIDGEPGDLRFKIITLKHPLFERRGDDLYTNVTISLIDALTGFEMEIKHLDGHKVKVVREKVTWPGAKMRKKGEGMPNYENNNVKGTLIVTFDVSFPKGELTEEQRESLQTLLNQESSQTVYNGLQGY; translated from the exons GCCATTTATACGTGGAATATATGTTTGTTGTTATTACAGATTTCCATCACTGTATTAGCAGG GAGGGATTTCTACAAGATTTTGGGAGTGCCGAGGGATGCGTCCACAAACCAGATCAAGAAGGCGTACAGGAAACTCGCCATGCAATATCATCCTGACAAAAATCCAGATGACCCTGAGGCCAACGAAAAGTTTCAAGATCTCGGTGCAGCGTATGAG GTTCTGTCAGATGAAGACAAGAGGAGAACGTATGATGCAAGAGGAGAGGAAGGTTTGAAGGACATGGGTCATGGAGGTCACGGAGACCCTTTCTCTAG CTTCTTTGGAGACTTTCACTTTGCCTTCGGTGGTCAGGGCCATCAGAGAAATCATGACATCCCTAGAGGCGATGACATCACAATTGACCTAGAGGTCACCCTAGAAGAACTCTACACCGGCAACTTTGTGGAG gTTGTACGTTACAAGCCAGTGGCCAGAGAGGCGCCTGGAAAGCGGAAATGCAATTGTCGTCAAGAGATGCAGACCGTCCAGCTCGGGCCAGGTCGATTCCAGATGACCCAACGAGAGGTCTGCGACGACTGCCCCAACGTGTC CTTTGTCAATGAAGAGAAGCTGCTAGAGGTTGAAATTGAACCAGGCATGCATGATGGCCAGGAGTATCCCTTTGTAGCAGAAG GAGAACCACATATAGATGGTGAGCCAGGAGATCTCAGatttaaaatcatcacattaaA GCATCCACTCTTTGAGAGAAGAGGTGACGACTTGTACACCAACGTCACAATATCATTAATCGATGCCCTCACAGGGTTCGAAATGGAAATCAAGCATTTAGATGGCCATAAA GTGAAAGTAGTCCGAGAAAAGGTCACATGGCCAGGAGCTAAGATGAGGAAAAAGGGTGAAGGAATGCCAAACTATGAAAACAACAACGTCAAGGGAACATTAATAGTCACGTTTGATGTCTCCTTCCCGAAGGGAGAGCTTACCGAAGAACAAAGAGAAA gTCTGCAGACATTACTAAACCAGGAGTCCTCGCAAACAGTATACAATGGACTTCAAGGCTACTAG